The Carassius gibelio isolate Cgi1373 ecotype wild population from Czech Republic chromosome B12, carGib1.2-hapl.c, whole genome shotgun sequence genome has a segment encoding these proteins:
- the LOC127968704 gene encoding WD repeat-containing protein 49 isoform X2 gives MNQIMKSETYLTRREETKQDMDSLKAHKDPWKVYKQETPSSIQYFAGRSVRLLESLQSSHLRALMESFFRQRSVRSKPNRRVPVSANSMSLEDFFSSLKEATGQDYQRRDVEELFNEMDVSCDGWVGWQTFHNFILQHLKHMKDSMWACKHVPISQPAIHHCTYNKQEPIVRVLALSQSPPMRYISVSKRGTLIVWNRHLNSIKPLEMCAGPFNKRQYRKSFQGWTTDAVYLGNVHKIAVATLSRGIHFFDVTTTCSFEQVHLFGLSHIATALCYWYDTEAPGEKCVLMWGDDRGSVNLLWFLQPFKGLFEMPFTNQSGPVQIFMPDIHAHSALVSYQHIPKIHNEPINRILYEPHDELIITSSESPASSVVIIDVSQKREEYIWRIEKGVRCFDFSFSLGLLVTAGVGSAVRLWNRYVTSRPTAVLRSHQTTVLDVVIHQTLGKIFSYSKDAVLKIWDIPSQHCLKTIPLQFPNIQLGFAPEHGSVPLLLSLTPDPVLLVTCREFLATLHLHKSQSNSRSGIYTYALYNPHLQQVITACADSTLTVWDVKTGIKTMEIRNAHGKEEVSCMALDVHQRRLISAATNGTIKVWNLLNGLNLHKLETVSNSEVTGVICHHDNQLLATGWSRLIAQYSIAFSEDIYINADLSWNSGHQHSEDILAMDHCPGLGLLATGSYDGEIIIWSLALQKPITRLQTHKLLKAHLPVHRLLFLQRRAEQSHLRSGAVLLSSQKGSVCCWSISGPTHNHGQFYAPDGADECVMGLSTDHENSLLVTGDTAGFIKVWDISHYALSAADSQSAESRPSLLQCWRGHERAIVSSELLVYESQLLVLSVSVDRRACLWTPQGSCVGWFGQEQQWDLSNPDTYQTYREATSPIKEEEEEDSQSRVGAGSFICWGESSEVTGTCLSAGDSQPTGDQ, from the exons ATGAACCAAATAATGAAATCTGAGACTTATCTGACCAGAAGAGAGGAAACTAAGCAAG ATATGGACTCTCTGAAAGCACACAAGGATCCATGGAAGGTCTATAAGCAGGAAACCCCCAGCTCTATTCAATA TTTTGCCGGCCGGAGTGTGCGTCTGCTGGAGTCGCTGCAGTCGAGTCATCTGAGGGCCCTGATGGAGTCGTTCTTTAGACAGCGTTCAGTCAGATCCAAACCCAACAGAAGAGTCCCAGTCTCAGCTAACTCCATGAGTCTTGAGGATTTCTTCTCCTCTCTGAAAGAAGCGACAGGCCAGGACTACCAGAGAAGAGACGTGGAGGAGTTATTCAATGAG ATGGACGTCTCGTGTGATGGTTGGGTAGGATGGCAAACGTTCCACAACTTCATTCTGCAGCATCTCAAGCATATGAAAGACTCGATGTGGGCCTGTAAACATGTCCCCATCTCACAGCCGGCAATACACCACTGTACCTACAACAAG CAAGAGCCGATTGTGCGAGTCTTGGCTTTGAGTCAGTCTCCACCCATGCGTTACATCAGCGTCAGCAAGAGAGGGACTCTCATCGTGTGGAACAGACATCTGAACAGCATTAAGCCTCTGGAG ATGTGTGCCGGCCCCTTTAATAAAAGGCAGTATCGAAAGAGCTTCCAGGGCTGGACCACTGATGCTGTCTACTTGGGAAATGTTCACAAAATTGCTGTTGCGACCCTGAGCAGGGGCATCCACTTCTTTGACGTGACCACCACATGCAGTTTTGAGCAGGTTCACCTGTTCG GACTGAGTCATATTGCTACTGCTCTGTGTTATTGGTACGACACAGAG GCTCCGGGAGAAAAGTGTGTGCTGATGTGGGGCGATGACAGAGGCTCTGTGAATTTGCTGTGGTTTCTTCAGCCTTTCAAGGGACTCTTTGAAATGCCTTTCACCAACCAGAGCGGCCCAGTCCAAATCTTCATGCCA GATATACATGCACACAGCGCACTGGTCTCCTATCAGCACATCCCAAAAATCCACAATGAGCCGATCAACAGAATCCTGTATGAGCCGCATGATGAGCTCATTATTACTTCATCAGAAAGTCCAGCCAGCTCTGTGGTCATCATTGATGTCAGTCAGAAGAGAGAGGAATACATCTGGAGAATAGAAAAG GGAGTCAGGTGTTTTGACTTCAGCTTCTCTCTGGGGCTGCTGGTGACCGCTGGAGTGGGTTCTGCGGTCAGACTGTGGAACCGTTATGTGACCTCTCGCCCGACTGCGGTTCTGCGCAGTCATCAGACCACTGTGCTGGATGTGGTTATTCACCAAACACTGGGCAAGATCTTCAGCTACTCCAAGGACGCG GTGCTGAAAATATGGGATATTCCTTCTCAGCACTGCTTAAAGACGATTCCCCTGCAGTTCCCTAATATCCAGCTAGGCTTCGCTCCGGAGCATGGCAGCGTTCCTCTGCTCCTCAGCCTGACTCCAGATCCTGTGCTCCTGGTGACCTGCAGAGAGTTTCTGGCCACACTACATCTGCACAAGAGCCAATCCAACAGCAGGTCTGGGATTTACACCTATGCCCTCTATAATCCCCATCTTCAGCAG GTGATCACAGCCTGCGCTGACTCCACACTGACGGTGTGGGATGTGAAGACAGGCATCAAGACGATGGAGATAAGGAACGCTCACGGTAAGGAGGAGGTCTCCTGTATGGCACTAGATGTACATCAGCGCAGACTGATCTCTGCAGCCACCAATGGCACTATCAAG GTGTGGAACTTACTGAATGGCCTCAATCTTCACAAACTAGAAACCGTCTCCAATTCAGAGGTCACCGGGGTCATCTGTCACCATGACAACCAGCTTCTAGCCACAGGCTGGAGTCGACTGATCGCTCAGTATAGCATTGCATTTTCAGAA GACATCTATATAAATGCAGACCTGTCCTGGAACTCTGGTCATCAGCACAGTGAGGATATCCTGGCCATGGATCACTGTCCGGGTCTGGGTCTTCTGGCTACTGGGAGTTATGATGGAGAGATCATTATATGGAGCCTGGCTCTGCAGAAACCCATCACTCGACTGCAGACACACAAGCTACTGAA AGCTCATCTGCCTGTTCATAGACTGCTGTTCCTGCAAAGACGAGCCGAGCAGAGTCACCTGAGGAGCGGCGCGGTGCTGCTCAGCTCACAGAAGGGATCTGTCTGCTGCTGGAGCATCTCCGGGCCCACACACAACCACG GACAGTTCTATGCACCTGATGGAGCTGACGAGTGTGTGATGGGTTTAAGCACAGACCACGAAAACAGTCTGCTTGTGACCGGAGACACAGCCGGATTCATTAAGGTCTGGGACATCTCACACTACGCTTTATCTGCTGCAGATTCACAG TCTGCAGAAAGTCGTCCCTCCCTGCTGCAGTGTTGGAGGGGTCATGAGAGGGCGATAGTGAGCAGCGAGCTGCTGGTGTACGAGTCTCAGCTCTTGGTTCTGAGCGTCTCGGTGGACCGCAGGGCCTGTCTCTGGACCCCTCAGGGAAGTTGTGTGGGCTGGTTTGGACAGGAACAGCAGTGGGATCTGAGCAACCCGGACACTTACCAAACCTACAG